A genomic segment from Excalfactoria chinensis isolate bCotChi1 chromosome 15, bCotChi1.hap2, whole genome shotgun sequence encodes:
- the LOC140259029 gene encoding uncharacterized protein, whose protein sequence is MPLLFGPCHSLTSSQSSQVTAGKKPKQTSVRSGSSPHLCLITLVPAGLLGALSVQSRVPEPGVDARAPSGVEWDPASQLSSRTEAPATRMVPEKQKEAPKRGKYLQTLPPLLMKIMKDNAREIGGQPVHRITFQNGRVHTLPVALVEEEAVHTTATPAPGVVGEGHANAAEDNFVVKYCLGFGAAVLVTMLIAMFSCYRLIRQRRQINQRLAEAAEAERIARSYTSRLDRRLARLKALDRKTQHQQPVPLQ, encoded by the exons ATGCCTTTGCTGTTTGGGCCATGTCATTCCCTGACCAGCAGCCAGTCCTCGCAggtcactgcaggaaaaaaaccaaagcagacCTCAGTGCGCAGTGGAAGCTCTCCTCACCTGTGTCTGATCACTCTTGTGCCTGCAGGCCTCCTTGGTGCATTATCAGTGCAGAGTCGTGTCCCTGAACCTGGGGTGGATGCCAGAG CTCCGAGTGGAGTTGAATGGGATCCAGCTTCCCAGCTGAGCTCCAGGACAGAAGCCCCAGCGACTCGAATGG ttcctgagaaacagaaagaggccccgaaaagaggaaaatatctgcAGACGCTGCCCCCTCTGCTAATGAAAATCATGAAGGACAATGCACGTG AGATAGGTGGACAGCCTGTGCATCGGATTACATTTCAGAATGGCCGTGTTCACACACTGCCTGTCGCCCTGGTAGAAGAAGAGGCCGTGCACACAACTGCAACTCCAGCTCCAG GTGTGGTTGGTGAGGGACATGCAAATGCTGCAGAGGATAACTTTGTAGTGAAGTACTGCCTGGGATTTGGTGCAGCTGTCCTGGTTACCATGCTGATAGCAATGTTTTCATGCTATCGTCTCATCCGGCAACGGAGGCAGATAAACCA GCGCCTTGCTGAAGCTGCTGAAGCCGAGCGTATTGCCCGCAGCTACACCTCGCGCTTGGACAGACGGCTTGCTCGCCTCAAGGCGCTGGACAGAAAGACACAGCACCAACAGCCAGTGCCTCTACAGTGA